A region of Geotoga petraea DNA encodes the following proteins:
- a CDS encoding alpha-amylase family glycosyl hydrolase, translating to MIFYELFLRSFYDSNGDGIGDFKGLEEKLDYFKELGVDTIWLLPIMKSPAFHGYTISSFYETNPVYGELKDLKSALRKGHEMGLKFVLDLPINHVAVNSEWFQKALEDKEPYKNWFTWANEKTNLSEKRHWGDDYIWHEIGDKYFYGLFGPGSPDLNFENKELWEEMKKVFKFWLDAGFDGFRLDAAKHIFDYDAKKMVFKYQHDKNINFWKEMLDYVYSVKEDAIIVSEVWDDQKIVEKYEGVFDIGFNFPLSGDMKDSIKKEDTKKFVKSLKNNFSKYIDKENDVETKSGNFLTNHDMQRLISEYEENEDKTKFAYSILFTLPGKPFIFYGEELGLRGELVSVNYTEDSQEPFQWYEIGFGPGQTEWKGYKFNPPYSKVSYEHQKNDSNSMFNHIKSLISFRKENNWIDDASISIISQNESIVKIKINKDSHSIIAIYNFKSSKSLLNVNKNKIIKCYGIYREKSDLIEINGFTTLILKE from the coding sequence ATGATATTTTATGAATTATTTCTTAGGTCTTTTTATGATAGCAATGGAGATGGAATTGGGGATTTTAAAGGTTTAGAAGAAAAGTTGGATTATTTTAAAGAGCTTGGTGTTGACACCATTTGGTTATTACCTATCATGAAATCTCCAGCTTTTCACGGCTATACTATTTCAAGCTTTTATGAAACTAATCCCGTATACGGGGAACTAAAAGATTTGAAATCTGCATTGAGAAAAGGCCATGAAATGGGATTGAAATTCGTATTGGATTTACCAATTAATCATGTGGCTGTAAACTCTGAATGGTTTCAAAAAGCCTTAGAAGATAAAGAGCCTTATAAAAATTGGTTTACATGGGCTAATGAAAAAACAAATCTTTCTGAAAAAAGGCACTGGGGTGACGATTACATTTGGCATGAAATTGGAGACAAATATTTTTATGGTTTATTTGGACCTGGTAGCCCTGATTTGAATTTTGAAAACAAAGAATTATGGGAAGAAATGAAAAAAGTTTTTAAATTTTGGTTAGATGCTGGATTTGATGGATTTAGATTGGATGCAGCAAAACATATTTTTGATTATGATGCAAAAAAAATGGTTTTCAAATACCAACATGATAAAAACATTAATTTTTGGAAAGAAATGCTTGATTATGTTTATTCCGTTAAAGAAGATGCAATAATAGTCAGCGAAGTATGGGATGACCAAAAAATTGTTGAAAAATATGAAGGTGTTTTCGATATAGGGTTTAACTTCCCACTATCTGGAGATATGAAAGACAGCATTAAAAAAGAAGACACGAAGAAATTTGTTAAATCTTTAAAAAACAATTTTTCAAAATATATAGACAAAGAAAATGATGTTGAAACTAAATCGGGGAACTTCTTGACCAACCATGACATGCAAAGACTTATAAGCGAATACGAAGAAAATGAAGACAAAACCAAATTCGCATATTCTATATTATTCACTCTACCTGGAAAACCTTTTATATTTTATGGTGAAGAGTTGGGGTTAAGGGGAGAACTGGTTAGTGTTAACTATACAGAAGATAGTCAAGAGCCATTCCAATGGTATGAAATAGGGTTTGGCCCGGGGCAAACTGAATGGAAAGGCTATAAATTCAATCCACCATACAGCAAAGTTTCTTATGAACATCAAAAAAACGACTCCAACTCTATGTTTAACCACATTAAATCATTAATAAGTTTTAGAAAAGAAAACAATTGGATTGATGATGCGAGCATATCTATTATCAGCCAAAACGAGAGCATAGTCAAAATAAAGATTAATAAGGATTCTCACTCGATTATTGCCATTTATAATTTTAAATCTTCCAAATCTTTATTGAATGTTAATAAAAATAAAATAATTAAATGCTATGGTATATATAGAGAAAAATCTGACTTAATTGAAATAAATGGTTTTACTACTTTGATACTTAAAGAGTGA
- a CDS encoding WD40 repeat domain-containing protein, with protein MKKFLFILIVLLLSSLFFTNDIFISSYFTSNITGLEFSPDSSIAILNNKNDIRIFDSKTFEMQKHFKTENNNVVSVWSPDRKFFITGDSEGKIEVFNLENDIFSFDVNYADESIVDVDVFENLVAFVSLNRDVYIYNLTKRKLNFKYSLENLPTALHFENDYLYVGDNKGNLITINHTNYDVYKNSPSTTPVKDILKIENELFVFTLDGKISVFNGTRLINTILTGNSINKVIKSPDNDYFAILFSNNDLVVYNVSTMFKSLELTETSFKIVDIVWTNDWGKMFVTDGTDIYTISITNGIFRKVFENKGSIPKKVFWREDKIIYSDSSSNIGIINASTGRIEKIYNINYKFNDFYLDYDNILYTVDSNGMLKVFDLENNNLVLSKNISGSSLTNIDVSKNEKYIAVGGWDNNVYLLQKDNLNILKTFSDAHRNWIKSIEFNEFSTMLAVSGLDKNVSVTNLNNLEQLNVLNNFNYNIWSIDWSKRSNNIVTGGFEGVLEIWDSVFNSIVVRSNISTAPINVVRWSPDDSIVLSGTNDGTIYSWESEDLSLNSSLKRSDNEIIDIAWNDNSRFFTSIDDSNFIRIWDLQEGKVLSSFMIFSDGRYLSFKDNGDYITNIPDNETEKYYIRKSPLSLFETLNYKKVDRLTLQENNPPVINSVNKFIYDKNNKGININVTDNKEIMNVRINNEIYNINENFVNINYNIDIEKLEDNSITIVAIDDAGNSVKKDIEISFENIILTVISNQAPIRDEKGKLLGVISRGIKVQLIGVKGDSYHIKYKDKTGYIQKPFLYNAE; from the coding sequence ATGAAAAAGTTTCTGTTTATTCTTATTGTTTTGCTTTTGAGTTCACTGTTTTTTACAAATGATATTTTTATATCTTCTTATTTTACTTCAAATATAACAGGACTTGAATTTAGTCCTGATAGTTCTATTGCTATTTTGAATAACAAAAATGATATTAGGATTTTTGATTCAAAAACATTTGAAATGCAAAAACATTTTAAAACTGAAAATAACAACGTTGTATCAGTTTGGTCTCCCGACAGAAAGTTTTTTATAACGGGAGATTCTGAAGGTAAAATAGAAGTTTTTAATTTGGAGAATGATATTTTTAGTTTTGATGTAAATTATGCTGATGAAAGTATAGTTGACGTAGATGTTTTTGAGAATTTAGTTGCTTTTGTTTCTTTAAACAGAGATGTATATATCTATAACCTTACAAAGAGAAAATTGAATTTCAAATATTCATTAGAAAATCTACCAACAGCTTTACATTTTGAAAATGATTATTTGTATGTGGGGGATAATAAAGGCAATTTAATAACCATAAATCATACAAATTACGATGTTTATAAAAATTCACCAAGTACAACACCAGTAAAAGATATCTTGAAGATCGAAAATGAATTATTTGTTTTTACTTTAGATGGGAAAATTTCAGTATTTAATGGAACAAGGCTTATAAATACCATATTAACTGGTAATTCAATTAACAAGGTAATTAAATCTCCAGATAATGACTATTTCGCAATTCTTTTTTCAAATAATGATTTAGTAGTGTATAATGTTTCAACAATGTTCAAGTCGTTAGAGTTAACAGAAACGAGTTTTAAAATTGTTGATATAGTTTGGACTAATGATTGGGGAAAAATGTTTGTTACCGATGGGACAGACATATATACTATTAGTATAACTAACGGTATTTTCAGAAAAGTATTCGAAAATAAAGGCAGCATACCTAAGAAGGTGTTCTGGAGAGAAGATAAAATAATATATTCAGATAGTTCTTCCAATATAGGAATTATAAATGCATCTACAGGTAGAATTGAAAAAATTTACAACATAAACTACAAATTCAACGATTTTTATTTAGATTATGATAATATTTTATATACCGTAGATAGCAATGGCATGTTGAAAGTCTTTGACCTTGAAAACAATAATTTGGTTTTATCAAAAAATATATCTGGATCTTCACTAACAAATATAGACGTATCAAAAAATGAAAAGTATATAGCTGTAGGGGGCTGGGATAACAACGTTTACCTTTTACAAAAAGATAATTTGAATATTTTAAAAACTTTTTCAGACGCCCATAGAAATTGGATAAAATCAATAGAGTTCAATGAATTTTCTACAATGTTAGCCGTAAGTGGGCTGGACAAAAATGTTTCTGTCACAAATCTCAACAATTTAGAGCAATTGAATGTTTTGAATAATTTTAACTATAATATATGGTCGATTGATTGGTCAAAAAGGTCTAATAACATAGTAACAGGTGGTTTTGAAGGTGTTTTAGAGATTTGGGATTCTGTCTTTAATTCAATAGTGGTTAGGTCTAATATATCTACTGCACCCATTAACGTAGTTAGGTGGAGCCCTGACGATTCGATTGTTTTATCTGGTACAAATGATGGAACCATATATTCTTGGGAATCTGAAGATTTAAGCCTTAATAGCAGTTTAAAAAGATCCGACAATGAGATAATAGATATAGCTTGGAATGATAATAGTAGATTTTTTACCTCGATAGATGATTCCAATTTTATTAGAATTTGGGATTTACAAGAGGGAAAAGTGTTGTCTTCTTTTATGATTTTTTCTGATGGAAGATATTTGTCTTTTAAAGATAATGGTGATTATATAACGAACATTCCAGATAATGAAACTGAAAAATATTATATAAGAAAATCCCCCTTGAGTTTATTTGAAACTTTGAACTATAAAAAAGTGGATAGATTGACTTTACAAGAGAACAATCCGCCTGTAATAAATTCTGTAAATAAATTTATTTACGATAAGAACAACAAGGGTATTAATATTAACGTTACAGACAACAAGGAGATCATGAATGTCAGGATAAATAATGAGATCTATAACATTAATGAAAATTTTGTGAATATTAATTACAATATAGATATAGAAAAACTTGAGGATAATTCTATTACCATAGTTGCTATAGATGACGCAGGAAATTCAGTTAAAAAAGATATTGAAATTAGCTTTGAAAATATTATTTTGACTGTGATATCAAATCAAGCGCCTATTAGAGATGAAAAGGGTAAGCTGTTGGGAGTTATTTCAAGAGGGATAAAAGTACAATTAATTGGGGTAAAGGGAGATTCTTACCATATAAAATATAAAGATAAAACAGGATATATACAAAAACCATTTTTATATAACGCAGAATAA
- a CDS encoding sensor histidine kinase → MDTLFEKNEKKKSAVIQQTFVITITTFLLTSVVILLLRFTVIDISMDTYGKMFINEISPEYLEKSKKAPRNNEELFNQLMDDTDIFRRSLLSNKIVIIDGTVMSDPYNIIYNGFKIDKLPYLYKAQDKYYIFVGLEVFQNKLLIVGSPSLEFTALIETFDKVAIVAIFLLSLVSLAISYILARRLLKPTITISRQISQIDANSINQRIPEQSTVEYQNLSNKLNSMLERIEDAFNAQKQFVSDVSHELRTPLTSINGFVKMLKRWGTKDEKILTESIESIENSTEYLKDMVEKLLILTKPNYEIEKQKHNVKKIIKETLEIFHKEDEIFNLEGEDFYINTSEEYLSIILKVVIENALKYNSEGKKVDIKYGEGEISIRDYGNGISEDEIDKIFQRFYKGDKARSTKSHGLGLSIAKKLADKLNISIKVENKEKGVQFTLKFTDYKLS, encoded by the coding sequence TTGGATACGTTATTCGAGAAGAATGAAAAGAAAAAATCTGCTGTTATTCAACAAACTTTTGTAATAACAATAACAACTTTTTTATTAACCTCAGTAGTTATATTATTATTGAGGTTTACAGTTATAGATATTTCTATGGATACTTATGGAAAAATGTTTATAAATGAAATTAGTCCAGAATATCTTGAAAAAAGTAAAAAAGCTCCTCGGAATAACGAAGAACTTTTTAACCAATTAATGGATGATACCGATATTTTTAGAAGGAGTCTTTTGTCAAACAAAATAGTTATAATTGATGGAACGGTAATGTCTGACCCATACAACATCATATATAATGGTTTTAAAATAGATAAATTACCTTATCTATATAAAGCTCAAGATAAATACTATATATTTGTAGGATTGGAAGTGTTTCAGAATAAACTTTTAATAGTTGGAAGTCCATCTTTAGAGTTTACAGCTTTAATAGAAACCTTTGATAAAGTAGCTATTGTTGCGATATTTTTGTTGTCACTTGTTTCTTTAGCAATCTCTTATATACTGGCTAGAAGGCTATTGAAACCTACTATAACCATATCAAGACAAATATCTCAAATTGATGCGAACTCTATTAACCAAAGAATTCCTGAGCAAAGCACTGTGGAATATCAAAACTTATCCAACAAATTGAACTCGATGCTTGAAAGAATAGAAGATGCATTTAACGCTCAAAAACAATTTGTTTCAGATGTGTCTCACGAGCTTAGAACCCCTTTGACCTCTATAAATGGGTTTGTTAAGATGCTAAAAAGATGGGGAACAAAAGATGAAAAAATTCTTACTGAATCAATTGAAAGTATCGAAAATTCAACTGAATATTTAAAAGATATGGTTGAAAAGTTGTTAATTTTAACTAAACCAAATTACGAGATAGAAAAGCAAAAACATAATGTTAAAAAGATAATAAAAGAAACATTGGAAATATTTCACAAAGAAGATGAAATATTCAATCTTGAAGGTGAAGATTTTTATATAAATACATCAGAAGAATATCTATCCATAATTTTAAAAGTGGTAATAGAAAATGCATTAAAATACAATTCAGAGGGAAAAAAAGTTGATATAAAATACGGTGAAGGAGAAATAAGCATAAGAGATTATGGTAATGGAATTAGTGAAGACGAGATAGACAAAATCTTTCAAAGGTTCTATAAAGGTGACAAAGCACGCAGTACAAAATCACATGGGTTAGGCTTGTCAATTGCCAAAAAATTAGCAGATAAATTAAACATAAGCATAAAAGTAGAAAACAAAGAAAAAGGAGTTCAATTCACTCTAAAATTCACTGATTACAAACTATCTTAA
- the rsmA gene encoding 16S rRNA (adenine(1518)-N(6)/adenine(1519)-N(6))-dimethyltransferase RsmA, with translation MAKTSYWLKKYEIKLKKRFGQNFLAEDTIAKRIVEEANIKKDDFIIEIGTGAGTLSEEIISKTNSLVSFEIDKTLKDLLEDRFSDEEKIEIVFEDFLSVDISKYDDKKPIYIANIPYNISSPILEKIFLETPNFQRAYLMVQKEFGERILGMDKKDFSPLTVFSQYFCDVKSVLEIPKGAFIPNPKIDSLVIEFKPHKKYDLDSKDFMRFVKTCFSMRRKTIKNNLKRLTKDPDSVLSELNINPKNRPEDLTVENYVELYKKTRES, from the coding sequence ATGGCAAAAACGTCCTACTGGCTAAAAAAATATGAAATAAAATTAAAAAAAAGATTTGGACAAAACTTTTTAGCAGAAGACACTATAGCTAAAAGAATTGTAGAAGAAGCGAATATAAAAAAAGATGATTTCATAATTGAAATCGGAACGGGGGCTGGAACGCTTTCAGAAGAAATTATAAGCAAAACAAATTCCCTTGTGTCATTTGAAATAGATAAAACACTAAAAGATTTGTTGGAAGATAGGTTCAGCGATGAAGAAAAAATAGAAATTGTCTTTGAAGATTTTTTATCTGTTGATATATCTAAATACGACGATAAAAAACCAATTTATATTGCAAACATACCTTACAACATATCTTCACCAATATTAGAAAAAATATTCTTAGAAACTCCGAATTTTCAAAGAGCTTATCTGATGGTACAAAAAGAGTTTGGAGAAAGAATTTTGGGCATGGACAAAAAAGATTTTAGTCCTTTAACGGTTTTTAGCCAATATTTTTGTGATGTGAAAAGTGTTTTAGAAATACCTAAAGGTGCTTTTATTCCCAACCCAAAAATAGATTCATTGGTTATTGAATTCAAACCACATAAAAAATACGATTTAGACAGTAAAGACTTTATGAGGTTTGTAAAAACATGTTTTTCTATGCGAAGAAAGACTATAAAAAACAATCTAAAAAGATTAACTAAAGATCCAGACTCTGTTTTATCTGAATTAAACATAAACCCAAAAAACAGACCAGAAGATCTAACAGTGGAAAATTATGTAGAATTATATAAAAAAACACGGGAAAGCTAA
- a CDS encoding transglycosylase SLT domain-containing protein, whose product MVLSLNPLTLIDENDSKIDLKYKTFLMDFVEQQYYLAAGKPMSNERKQQIVNGIIEASKQFEISPLLIAAIIDTETNFRNLIGSYGEVGYMQLKPTTAKYMIDKYPEIFEKLGYTEKSTDWIEKRLLTDPMYNILVGTAYLNYLMEIHEGDLFTAIGWYNGGGNEYYAKKVIFKINSINIKYPTI is encoded by the coding sequence ATGGTATTATCGTTAAACCCACTTACGCTAATAGATGAAAACGACTCAAAAATTGATTTAAAATACAAAACATTTTTAATGGATTTTGTTGAACAACAATACTACTTGGCAGCAGGTAAGCCCATGTCAAACGAAAGAAAGCAGCAAATAGTAAATGGAATCATTGAAGCTTCTAAGCAATTTGAAATTTCGCCTTTGCTGATAGCTGCAATAATAGACACAGAAACAAACTTTAGAAATCTTATAGGAAGTTACGGGGAAGTTGGGTACATGCAGTTAAAACCTACAACAGCTAAATACATGATTGACAAATACCCTGAAATTTTTGAAAAATTAGGTTACACCGAAAAGAGTACTGATTGGATTGAAAAAAGATTATTAACTGACCCCATGTATAATATTTTAGTTGGAACGGCATATCTCAATTATTTGATGGAAATACATGAAGGTGATCTCTTTACTGCTATTGGCTGGTACAACGGCGGTGGCAACGAATACTATGCAAAAAAAGTTATATTCAAAATTAACTCAATTAATATTAAATACCCCACAATTTAA
- the dnaN gene encoding DNA polymerase III subunit beta, whose product MEFKIEKKKLLTNVELASNAVARKTTNPILSGILLEIKENELNIYATDLQTGFHKKEDIAYTEEEFSFVVDQKVFSDIVRTLPDGPVRIIYDGTLQLESGNSSFKIPTMDAGEFPNVIPAVSGNSINLNREETLKMIEKVIFCALKDNDPLSKNLNGLYWDFRDGGYLTLIASDSYRLALSETKIDDEDLPSSFLLSLKSMEELKMVLASSKAETFTLNFDGSRSLFTFEEENIQLILNVVDAKYPNYTEIIPQAFKTKIVSNSKEFLDSLKRVSIAAGKSEQVKLEIEETNITLKANSPDVGEAKEIIDIEKDGEDIVIAYSPKFLREAIEKVETTEFEFNISGEINPTVIKPIEDNSYMYIVMPTRWA is encoded by the coding sequence ATGGAATTCAAAATAGAAAAGAAAAAATTATTAACAAATGTAGAGTTAGCTTCAAATGCTGTAGCAAGAAAAACAACAAACCCAATACTGTCTGGAATTTTATTAGAGATTAAAGAAAATGAATTAAACATATACGCAACAGATTTACAAACTGGGTTTCACAAAAAAGAAGATATAGCATATACCGAAGAAGAATTTTCTTTTGTAGTTGATCAGAAAGTTTTTTCAGATATAGTAAGGACTTTACCAGACGGCCCGGTAAGAATAATATATGACGGGACTTTACAATTAGAATCTGGAAATTCCAGTTTCAAAATACCTACAATGGATGCCGGCGAATTTCCTAATGTAATACCAGCCGTTTCTGGAAACTCAATCAATTTAAATAGAGAAGAAACCTTGAAAATGATTGAAAAAGTTATTTTCTGTGCTCTTAAAGATAATGATCCACTTTCAAAAAACCTCAATGGTCTATACTGGGATTTCAGAGATGGTGGTTATTTAACTTTAATCGCATCAGATAGTTATAGATTGGCATTATCCGAAACAAAAATCGATGATGAAGACCTACCTTCGTCATTTCTTTTATCTTTAAAAAGTATGGAAGAACTTAAAATGGTTCTTGCAAGCTCAAAAGCAGAAACTTTTACGTTAAACTTCGATGGTTCAAGGTCATTGTTCACATTTGAAGAAGAAAATATACAGTTAATATTAAATGTTGTAGATGCAAAATATCCTAATTACACAGAAATAATCCCACAAGCTTTTAAAACAAAAATAGTTTCCAACTCTAAAGAATTCTTAGATTCTTTAAAAAGAGTTTCTATAGCAGCAGGAAAGAGTGAACAAGTGAAACTTGAAATCGAAGAAACAAACATAACATTAAAAGCGAACTCACCAGATGTTGGAGAAGCCAAAGAAATTATAGATATTGAAAAAGATGGAGAAGATATTGTTATAGCTTATTCACCTAAATTCTTGCGAGAAGCTATTGAAAAAGTTGAGACTACTGAATTTGAGTTTAACATATCTGGAGAAATAAATCCAACTGTTATAAAACCAATAGAAGACAATTCTTATATGTACATAGTAATGCCTACAAGGTGGGCCTGA
- the acpP gene encoding acyl carrier protein: MTREDLFEKVKEIISETLSVDEEDVTIDASFTDDLDADSLELVDLTMAFESELGITIEDEEVESIKTVEDAVNSIADKLNIDDED, translated from the coding sequence ATGACAAGGGAAGATTTGTTCGAAAAAGTAAAAGAAATAATTTCTGAAACTTTAAGTGTTGACGAAGAAGATGTAACTATAGATGCTTCTTTCACAGATGACTTGGATGCAGATTCATTAGAGTTAGTCGACTTAACTATGGCATTCGAATCAGAATTGGGAATTACGATTGAAGACGAAGAAGTCGAAAGTATTAAAACTGTAGAAGATGCAGTAAATTCAATTGCTGACAAACTAAATATTGATGATGAAGATTAA
- a CDS encoding CTP synthase produces MAKKYIIVTGGVLSGIGKGVVSASMGRLMKESGIKINSLKIDPYLNVDAGTMNPNQHGEVFVTDDGYEADLDLGHYERFLGIDMKRENNLTAGQVFSSVISKERDGKFLGGTVQMVPHVTNEIKERIESIDTELLLIEIGGTVGDIEGEIFFEAIRQLSNEKGRENFMFVHVTFVPFLRVTNEFKTKPTQQSVQQLRRIGIHPDMIVIRTEKEIDYSSLEKVALFGGVKNEYVVNLPDLSNIYEVPEVLNKMNIQDLVAKRLDLKIQNNIKWSCPKTFKNLKIAMIGKYLGTDDAYKSILESIFLTGVKKPEIVDSEMLEELDDEGLKSVLGKYEGIIIPGGFGKRGIEGKIRALKYARENNVPTLGICLGMQLMVIEYARHVKNLEGANSTEFDPETKYPIIDIMEEQKKILKMGGTMRLGAQKTEVLKGTKLYEIYKTTEIYERHRHRYEVNDKQFGDIFDQMIVSARTEFVEAVEMKENDFYIGIQYHPELKSKVGTPNPLFSAFTEAIEKRRKK; encoded by the coding sequence ATGGCCAAGAAGTATATCATCGTAACAGGTGGAGTTTTAAGTGGTATTGGAAAAGGGGTTGTATCTGCTTCTATGGGAAGGCTCATGAAAGAATCTGGTATCAAAATAAATTCTTTAAAAATCGATCCTTATTTGAATGTGGATGCAGGGACTATGAATCCAAATCAACATGGAGAAGTGTTTGTGACCGATGATGGTTATGAAGCGGATCTTGATTTGGGCCATTATGAAAGGTTTTTGGGTATTGATATGAAGAGAGAGAATAACTTGACTGCTGGTCAAGTTTTTAGCTCTGTAATCAGCAAAGAAAGAGACGGTAAATTTTTAGGTGGAACAGTTCAAATGGTCCCACACGTGACCAATGAGATTAAAGAGAGAATAGAGAGTATTGATACAGAACTCTTGTTAATTGAAATTGGCGGAACAGTTGGAGACATTGAGGGAGAAATCTTTTTTGAAGCAATAAGACAACTATCCAATGAAAAAGGAAGAGAAAATTTCATGTTTGTTCACGTGACTTTTGTTCCCTTTTTGAGGGTTACTAATGAATTTAAAACAAAACCTACTCAACAATCTGTTCAACAATTGAGAAGAATTGGTATACATCCTGATATGATAGTTATAAGAACTGAGAAAGAAATTGACTATTCAAGTTTGGAAAAAGTTGCGTTATTTGGAGGAGTTAAAAACGAATACGTAGTTAACTTACCAGATTTAAGCAATATTTATGAAGTCCCTGAAGTATTGAATAAAATGAATATACAAGATTTGGTAGCGAAAAGGTTGGATTTGAAAATCCAAAACAACATAAAATGGTCATGCCCAAAAACTTTTAAAAACTTGAAGATAGCAATGATAGGAAAATATTTGGGTACTGATGATGCTTATAAAAGTATTTTGGAAAGTATATTTTTAACTGGGGTAAAGAAACCAGAAATAGTTGATTCTGAAATGCTGGAAGAATTAGACGATGAAGGATTAAAAAGTGTTTTAGGAAAATATGAAGGGATAATTATCCCTGGAGGATTTGGCAAAAGAGGAATTGAAGGAAAGATAAGAGCTCTGAAATACGCAAGAGAAAACAACGTTCCAACATTGGGAATTTGTCTGGGAATGCAGTTAATGGTTATTGAATATGCAAGACATGTTAAAAATTTAGAAGGTGCAAACTCGACAGAGTTTGATCCAGAAACAAAATATCCAATAATAGATATTATGGAAGAACAGAAAAAGATTTTGAAAATGGGCGGAACTATGAGGCTTGGAGCACAGAAAACAGAAGTTTTAAAAGGAACAAAGTTATACGAAATTTATAAAACAACGGAAATATATGAAAGGCATAGACATAGATATGAAGTAAACGATAAACAGTTTGGAGATATATTTGATCAAATGATTGTGTCTGCAAGAACTGAATTTGTCGAAGCAGTCGAAATGAAAGAGAATGATTTTTATATAGGGATTCAATACCATCCAGAACTGAAATCGAAAGTTGGTACACCAAATCCTTTGTTTTCAGCTTTTACGGAAGCTATTGAAAAAAGAAGAAAAAAATGA
- a CDS encoding response regulator transcription factor produces MYKILIVEDDKSISRLLELELSHEGYDTKIANDGDEAIKFYEDFKPDVILLDIMLPIRDGFEIAEIIRNYDKDIGIIMLTAKGELENRVEGLKYADDYIVKPFEIEEIFARLEALLRRLNKSKDYLTVDGINMYLDRMQVYVNEDEIHLSLTEFNILKTLMINKNIVVSKEKIMEEVWGYTEEENKNIVEVYMNYLRKKLGEASKYIKTVRGVGYVIREE; encoded by the coding sequence GTGTATAAAATTCTTATTGTAGAAGATGATAAATCAATTTCCAGACTGCTCGAGTTAGAACTTAGCCATGAAGGCTATGATACGAAAATTGCAAATGATGGAGATGAAGCCATAAAATTTTATGAGGATTTTAAGCCAGATGTTATATTATTAGATATAATGCTTCCTATTAGAGATGGTTTTGAAATTGCAGAGATAATACGTAATTATGATAAAGACATTGGTATAATTATGTTAACTGCAAAAGGAGAGTTAGAAAACCGTGTTGAAGGGTTAAAATATGCTGATGACTATATTGTAAAACCATTTGAAATTGAAGAAATATTTGCGAGGTTAGAAGCTCTTCTTAGGAGACTTAACAAAAGCAAAGACTATCTGACAGTAGATGGGATAAACATGTATTTGGACAGGATGCAAGTATACGTAAATGAAGATGAAATCCATTTAAGTCTCACAGAATTCAACATACTCAAAACACTAATGATCAACAAAAATATAGTTGTATCAAAAGAAAAAATCATGGAAGAAGTCTGGGGATATACAGAAGAAGAAAACAAAAATATTGTGGAAGTTTACATGAACTATTTAAGAAAAAAATTGGGCGAAGCGTCAAAATACATTAAGACAGTAAGAGGTGTTGGATACGTTATTCGAGAAGAATGA